A single window of Candoia aspera isolate rCanAsp1 chromosome 3, rCanAsp1.hap2, whole genome shotgun sequence DNA harbors:
- the NKX2-2 gene encoding homeobox protein Nkx-2.2, giving the protein MFGEPRGLTNWSFKVSCIKFDQNMSLTSTKTGFSVKDILDLPDTNDEDGSIVEGGEEETEGSESPQKPGVLGTTALDAVQTLPLKNPFYDNTDNPYTRWLATTESIQYSLHGLTSSNSQQDSASKSPEPSADESPDNDKEPSSNGDSGKKRKRRVLFSKAQTYELERRFRQQRYLSAPEREHLASLIRLTPTQVKIWFQNHRYKMKRARAEKGMDVTPLPSPRRVAVPVLVRDGKPCHTLKAQDLAAATFQAGIPFSAYSAQSLQHMQYNAQYGSASAPQYPSAHHLVQAQQWTW; this is encoded by the exons ATGTTTGGCGAACCAAGAGGATTGACAAACTGGTCCTTCAAAGTTTCCTGCATAAAATTTGACCAGAATATGTCTCTAACCAGCACAAAGACCGGCTTTTCTGTAAAGGACATCTTGGACTTGCCTGACACCAATGACGAAGACGGATCCATCGTGgaagggggggaggaagagacgGAGGGTTCGGAGTCCCCCCAAAAGCCCGGAGTTTTGGGGACAACCGCATTGGACGCTGTTCAGACGCTGCCTCTGAAGAACCCCTTTTATGACAATACTGATAATCCCTACACGCGTTGGCTCGCCACCACCGAGAGCATCCAGTATTCTT TGCACGGCTTGACATCCAGCAACTCCCAGCAGGACTCAGCGTCCAAATCTCCGGAGCCTTCCGCGGACGAGTCTCCAGACAACGACAAGGAACCTTCGAGCAACGGCGACTCGGGGAAGAAGCGGAAAAGGCGGGTGCTTTTCTCCAAAGCGCAGACTTACGAGCTGGAGAGGCGCTTCAGGCAGCAACGGTACCTGTCGGCGCCCGAACGGGAGCACCTGGCCAGCCTCATCCGTCTCACCCCGACGCAGGTGAAGATCTGGTTCCAGAACCACCGCTACAAGATGAAGCGGGCCCGGGCCGAGAAAGGTATGGACGTgactcctctcccctccccgcgCCGGGTGGCCGTGCCGGTTTTAGTCAGGGACGGCAAGCCGTGCCACACGCTCAAAGCCCAGGACTTGGCTGCCGCCACCTTCCAGGCGGGCATCCCCTTCTCAGCCTACAGCGCCCAGTCTCTCCAGCACATGCAGTACAATGCCCAGTACGGGTCGGCCAGCGCCCCCCAGTACCCCTCAGCGCACCACTTGGTACAAGCCCAGCAGTGGACGTGGTGA